The following coding sequences lie in one Drosophila sulfurigaster albostrigata strain 15112-1811.04 chromosome 2R, ASM2355843v2, whole genome shotgun sequence genomic window:
- the LOC133838684 gene encoding translation initiation factor IF-2, mitochondrial produces MLKVISTLQLGSALRQRQLHTGITRFKRRKTAEEKKSPRIIEYSPKKLQGNNNASANNAIDIWRYMSVSQLAKTLQRPLDDVQEAMLYVRGADNIEAAAKLEDLKIIQEIAKKLGVKTRVVSAPETSAEDEHKERDVTPRPPAAAELLQQRPPVVTVMGHVDHGKTTLLDSLRGADVAAGEAGGITQHIGAFTVTLENGERVTFLDTPGHAAFSAMRARGAVATDIIVLVVAAEDGVMAQTREVIQLAKEAQVPIIVALNKIDKPEANIEKSKQELAQMGLALEEHGGDVQVIPISALKGTNLQMLAEAVSTQATLMGLRADPTGLVEGIVVESKTDPRRGKLSTAIVSRGTLRKGSVLISGLSHAKVRGLFDHNGQPLTEAPPGTPVEILGWRELPLAGELILEVESEKKAHAVLKYREHQAQLEKIESTSDDIRKKEEEHQAKYRAEREARRLAGRFRMRGGQRVKQVDPNDGCPRVSVIIKGDVHGSVEAILDVLETYNSNDRCRLDIVHYGVGNVTEGDLELAKAFNAIIYAFSVETPQPKFTKGVTVKSCNVIYRLIDDLKEQLSSQLPAVEVEESLGEANVLQNFFINEGRKEIPVAGCRCTKGVLKKSQRFRLLRDGEIIYDGALESMRHLKNEVDSIKKDVECGLRFKDTKVLPQAGDVLQCYTTHMEAQQTDWDPGF; encoded by the exons ATGTTGAAAGTGATTAGTACATTGCAATTAGGCAGTGCcctgcgacagcgacaacttCATACCGGCATTACGCGATTCAAGCGCCGAAAGACTGCTGAAGAGAAG AAATCTCCTAGAATTATAGAGTATTCGCCAAAGAAACTgcagggcaacaacaatgcgtcTGCAAACAATGCCATTGACATTTGGCGTTACATGAGCGTATCTCAGCTGGCAAAAACGCTGCAGCGACCTTTGG ATGATGTGCAGGAGGCAATGCTCTATGTGCGTGGAGCTGACAATATTGAGGCTGCTGCCAAGTTGGAAGATCTCAAGATCATTCAAGAGATCGCCAAGAAGCTCGGTGTGAAGACACGCGTAGTTTCCGCTCCTGAAACCTCTGCTGAGGATGAGCACAAAGAGCGCGATGTGACGCCTAGGCCGCCAGCGGCAGCTGAACTGCTCCAACAACGTCCGCCGGTGGTCACAGTAATGGGACATGTTGATCATGGCAAGACAACACTGCTGGATTCGCTGCGTGGCGCCGATGTGGCTGCTGGAGAGGCAGGTGGCATCACCCAGCACATTGGCGCTTTCACTGTGACCCTGGAGAACGGGGAGCGTGTCACGTTCTTAGATACACCTGGTCATGCGGCATTCAGTGCGATGCGAGCGCGAGGCGCTGTTGCCACCGATATAATTGTGCTTGTGGTAGCTGCAGAGGATGGCGTGATGGCGCAAACACGCGAAGTCATCCAGCTGGCCAAGGAGGCGCAGGTTCCCATTATTGTGGCGCTGAATAAGATCGACAAACCGGAGGCTAATATT GAGAAGAGCAAACAGGAATTGGCTCAAATGGGCTTAGCACTGGAGGAGCATGGCGGCGATGTGCAAGTGATACCCATCTCCGCACTGAAAGGCACCAATCTGCAGATGCTGGCCGAGGCTGTGAGCACGCAGGCTACATTAATGGGTCTGCGAGCAGATCCCACGGGTCTGGTCGAGGGCATTGTCGTAGAGTCCAAGACAGATCCACGTCGAGGCAAGCTGTCCACAGCAATTGTGTCGCGCGGCACGCTGCGCAAGGGCTCGGTGTTAATAAGCGGCCTCTCGCATGCCAAGGTTCGTGGTCTTTTCGATCACAATGGCCAACCTTTGACTGAGGCGCCGCCTGGCACGCCAGTGGAGATTCTAGGCTGGCGGGAGCTGCCGTTGGCTGGAGAGTTGATATTGGAGGTGGAATCAGAG AAAAAAGCACACGCAGTGTTGAAGTATCGCGAGCATCAAGCGCAGCTTGAGAAGATCGAATCAACCAGCGATGACATACGCAAAAAGGAAGAGGAACATCAGGCCAAGTATCGTGCAGAGCGTGAGGCACGTCGTCTCGCCGGACGTTTCAGAATGCGCGGTGGACAGCGTGTGAAGCAGGTGGATCCTAACGATGGTTGTCCGAGGGTCAGTGTCATAATCAAGGGCGATGTGCATGGCTCAGTGGAGGCCATACTGGATGTGCTTGAAACTTACAATAGCAATGATCGTTGTCGCCTAGACATTGTGCACTATGGCGTGGGTAATGTGACTGAAGGAGATCTAGAATTGGCGAAGGCATTTAATGCCATCATTTATGCCTTTTCGGTGGAAACGCCACAGCCAAAGTTTACCAAAGGCGTGACGGTGAAGAGCTGCAATGTTATATATCGGCTGATTGATGATCTGAAAGAACAGCTGAGTAGTCAACTGCCCGCAGTTGAGGTAGAGGAATCGTTAGGCGAGGCAAATGTCCTGCAAAACTTCTTCATCAACGAGGGACGCAAAGAGATCCCAGTGGCGGGTTGTCGCTGCACCAAAGGTGTGCTGAAGAAGAGCCAAAGATTCCGACTGCTAAGAGATGGCGAAATTATCTACGATGGCGCCTTGGAGTCGATGCGTCATTTGAAGAACGAGGTGGATTCGATAAAGAAAGACGTTGAATGCGGTTTGCGCTTTAAGGATACAAAGGTGCTGCCACAAGCGGGTGACGTGCTGCAGTGCTACACCACGCACATGGAGGCACAGCAAACAGATTGGGATCCTGGATTCTAG